A section of the Clostridium omnivorum genome encodes:
- a CDS encoding L-threonine 3-dehydrogenase has product MKKILVTGALGQIGSELVMHMRSIYGNDNVIATDIRRIDGNVAVESGPFEILDVKDAKRMAEIAKQYNADTIIHLAALLSAVAEAKPVLAWDINMGGLFNALEVARELNCAFFTPSSIGAFGPSTPSVNTPQDTIQRPQTMYGVTKVSGELLCDYYFKKFGVDTRGVRFPGLISYETLPGGGTTDYAVDIYYEALKNHKYSSFIKQGTYMDMMYMPDALNAIVTLMEADPSKLVHRNAFNITAMSFEPSQIAAEIKKHIKDFEISYNVDPVRQAIADSWPDSIDCTAARQEWGFSSKYDLASMTTDMLNKLSGKLNIK; this is encoded by the coding sequence ATGAAAAAAATACTAGTAACTGGTGCATTAGGACAAATTGGTTCTGAACTTGTTATGCACATGAGAAGTATATATGGAAACGATAATGTAATAGCTACTGATATAAGAAGAATTGATGGAAATGTAGCAGTTGAGTCAGGTCCATTTGAAATATTAGATGTAAAAGATGCAAAAAGAATGGCTGAAATTGCAAAACAATATAATGCAGATACTATAATTCACTTAGCAGCACTATTATCTGCTGTTGCAGAGGCTAAACCAGTACTTGCATGGGATATAAACATGGGAGGACTATTTAATGCGCTAGAAGTTGCTAGAGAACTTAATTGTGCATTCTTTACACCTAGTTCAATAGGTGCATTTGGTCCATCTACTCCAAGCGTAAATACTCCACAAGATACTATTCAACGTCCACAAACTATGTATGGAGTTACAAAGGTTTCTGGAGAATTACTATGTGATTATTACTTCAAAAAGTTTGGAGTTGACACAAGAGGAGTTCGTTTCCCAGGACTTATTTCCTATGAAACTCTTCCTGGAGGAGGAACTACTGACTATGCAGTAGACATATACTATGAAGCATTAAAGAATCATAAATATTCAAGTTTCATTAAACAAGGAACTTATATGGATATGATGTATATGCCAGATGCTCTTAATGCAATAGTTACTTTAATGGAAGCAGATCCTTCAAAACTAGTGCATAGAAATGCATTTAATATTACTGCTATGAGCTTTGAGCCTTCACAAATTGCAGCTGAAATTAAGAAACACATAAAAGACTTCGAAATTTCCTACAATGTAGACCCAGTTAGACAAGCAATAGCTGATTCATGGCCAGATTCAATAGATTGCACTGCAGCTAGACAAGAATGGGGCTTTAGTTCAAAATACGATTTAGCTTCTATGACTACTGATATGTTAAATAAATTAAGTGGTAAGTTAAACATAAAATAA
- a CDS encoding lysophospholipid acyltransferase family protein: MISPKMAKLISYMPDSFVKYMSKAVLNHIIKKYADINIYGGENLKSIKGPVIFICNHLSNSDALILNKVLEAQDVTFVAGVKLSENATTNLGINIIKTTPVRPNTADKEGIEKIIKIVKGGGNILLFPEGTRSRTGSMIQAKKGILLIAKVTKVPIVPIGIWGTEKLLPIAKDGDMASEKFSYSKIGVSIGDAMEIPKRLQGEDKVQYETRALNTMMKEIAKLIPEEYKGEYKD; encoded by the coding sequence GTGATATCTCCTAAAATGGCAAAGCTCATCAGTTATATGCCTGATAGTTTTGTGAAGTATATGTCAAAAGCAGTTCTAAATCATATAATAAAAAAATATGCAGATATTAATATTTATGGTGGAGAAAATTTAAAAAGTATTAAGGGCCCAGTTATTTTTATATGCAATCATTTAAGTAATTCTGATGCGCTTATTTTAAATAAGGTACTTGAAGCACAAGACGTCACTTTTGTGGCTGGAGTGAAATTAAGCGAGAATGCTACAACCAATCTTGGTATTAATATAATTAAAACAACCCCAGTAAGGCCAAATACCGCCGATAAGGAAGGTATTGAAAAAATAATTAAAATAGTAAAGGGTGGAGGTAATATTTTATTATTTCCAGAAGGAACTAGAAGTAGGACAGGTAGTATGATACAAGCAAAGAAAGGAATTTTGCTTATAGCAAAGGTTACGAAGGTGCCCATAGTACCAATAGGCATTTGGGGAACTGAAAAACTGCTGCCTATTGCAAAGGATGGAGATATGGCTTCGGAAAAGTTTAGTTATTCTAAAATAGGAGTATCTATTGGAGATGCTATGGAAATTCCAAAAAGGCTTCAGGGAGAGGACAAAGTTCAATATGAAACTAGAGCTTTAAACACAATGATGAAGGAAATAGCTAAGTTAATTCCTGAGGAATATAAAGGTGAATATAAGGATTGA
- a CDS encoding glycine C-acetyltransferase: MGSKALQKYLTENLEDLRSKGLYNEIDTIKGSNGPVIEINGKRLINLSSNNYLGLATNPRLIEAGIKATEKYGVGAGAVRTINGTLDIHDELEAKLAKFKHSEAVIVFQSGFNCNMGAISAVMTKKDAILSDALNHASIIDGCRLSGAKIIRFEHSDMEDLRAKAKEAKESGLYEKIMVITDGVFSMDGDIALMPEIVKIAEEFDLITYVDDAHASGVLGGDGSGSATHHNLIGKIDFQIGTLSKAIGVVGGYVAGSKDLIDWLKVRARPFLFSTSITPAAAAACIEAINILTESDELVKKVWENGNYLKKGLKDLGFDIGHSETPITPCIIGDADKAQEFSRELRKEGVYAKSIVFPTVPLGTARVRNMPTAAHTKEMLDQALAAYATVGRRLGIIK, from the coding sequence ATGGGAAGTAAAGCATTACAAAAATATTTAACTGAGAACCTTGAGGACTTAAGAAGCAAGGGATTATACAATGAAATTGATACTATTAAGGGCTCAAATGGTCCTGTTATTGAGATCAATGGAAAGAGACTTATAAATCTTTCTTCAAACAATTATTTAGGACTTGCTACAAATCCAAGACTAATTGAAGCTGGAATTAAGGCAACTGAGAAGTATGGAGTTGGAGCTGGAGCAGTTAGAACAATCAACGGAACTTTAGATATACATGATGAATTAGAAGCAAAACTTGCAAAATTTAAACATTCAGAAGCAGTAATAGTATTCCAATCTGGTTTTAATTGCAATATGGGTGCAATTTCAGCAGTTATGACTAAGAAGGATGCAATACTATCAGATGCTTTAAATCATGCCTCCATAATTGATGGCTGCAGACTTTCTGGAGCTAAGATTATAAGATTTGAACATTCAGACATGGAAGATTTAAGAGCTAAGGCTAAAGAAGCTAAAGAATCAGGTCTGTATGAAAAAATAATGGTTATAACTGATGGAGTTTTCTCTATGGACGGAGATATAGCTCTAATGCCAGAAATAGTAAAGATAGCAGAAGAATTTGACCTAATTACATACGTGGATGATGCACATGCATCAGGAGTATTAGGCGGAGATGGAAGTGGATCTGCAACTCATCATAACTTAATAGGAAAGATAGACTTCCAAATAGGAACACTTTCTAAAGCTATAGGAGTTGTGGGTGGATATGTAGCCGGATCAAAAGATTTAATAGATTGGTTAAAAGTTAGAGCAAGACCATTCCTATTCTCAACTTCAATTACTCCAGCAGCTGCTGCAGCTTGCATAGAAGCAATTAACATTTTAACTGAAAGTGATGAGCTTGTTAAAAAGGTTTGGGAAAATGGAAACTACTTAAAGAAAGGCCTTAAAGATTTAGGATTTGATATAGGACATAGCGAAACTCCAATTACTCCATGTATAATTGGTGATGCTGATAAGGCTCAAGAATTTAGTAGAGAGCTTCGTAAAGAAGGAGTTTATGCAAAATCAATAGTGTTCCCAACAGTACCACTAGGAACTGCAAGAGTTAGAAATATGCCTACTGCAGCTCATACAAAGGAAATGCTTGATCAAGCATTAGCAGCATATGCAACAGTAGGAAGAAGATTAGGTATAATAAAATAA